ATAATACTTGATTTATCTGCATCTTTTCAATTCAAATGAAGCAACCATAATTAAAGTTAGTATAACAATTAATAAACAGAAAATCTAGTATACTTATCATTCAGGAAGAACTTCAATTCTCTTTTTTAAATgttggtagaaaaaaaacaattctaaatgtACCTCTACTTTAGTTGCCCATGGTAACAGCTGGTACAGGTCCTGCTGCATCTGTTTCCCGGCCTCTGTAACAATGATTGCTCCCTTCATCCTCACCCTTGGATCAATGGTTTCTCCCCGCAGACAAAAGCCTTCCATTTTTATTATTGAGGGATGGTCTAAGACATTAAACAACACAAGTTCCTTAACAAGCCTATAATTACCCATAAGGTGACACCTGTCTTCCCTATAATCCATTTTCATACATTCTATCTTTAGCTGCTGGTCCCTACCTACACTTTTCAGAACATAATCCGACGCGTAATTTCTCTGAACATAGTCTATAATCTTTTTACCATAGAACCCTTGATGCCTCCCATAACTTGATTTCATACTGTCAATTTCTctacatgtaagtttactttcTATACCTAAATCCAACAACTCGGATTTAGTCAATAATATCATTTCATCTGGATCTAGTGTGGTCTTCCAGTTTGATGGGGATAACGATAAAAGTAACAGTTTTAGTCTGGCCAGTCTCTCGTCATCCGTGACATAATCGTCATCATTTTCAAGTGCCCTGCCTACAGGAAACACTGGTGCTAACGCAGGAAAAGCTTCGGGATTTTTAAGGTTTTCATCTAAATGAACAACCGGCAAAACAGGTTTCTTTGGCGGATTGAGATTTCCGCTAACTTTTTCTCTCAACTTTTGCTGTAACTGTTCCACTACTTGACCATCTGGACGGATCCCAGTTGTCGAGGGTTCACTGTCCTGAAGCTGCCTGTAAGCTAGGTAAACTCCGAAAAGAAATACCAGCAACAGAAAGATCACCCGTTGTTGACGAACTCTGCGAGGAACACAACGCATCCTGACACTAACTTCTAGTTACCAGTGTTTCTTTAAGCCATCTGATGTGTTTGGGTTACGTTCtgaaaataataagaatacaTATTCAATAAGAAACACGTTACTGAACTAGAATAAACAACTGCTTCACATAACAGGTCACACTACACCAATTTGCAAGCAGAACAGGACAGtatccctgtgatcttgacctggGAATCACTGAatgcaaaatcaataggggtcttatTCCGGTGGTCCTTAATTATtgtgcaaagtttaaaagccgTAGCTATTATACTTTCTGAATTTGAGCacagaaacacacacacaaaaaaaaaaaaataagtcaggTATCTGTGAACTTGACATTTGagctactgaccccaaaatcattagggttcTTCTTCCAGGGGTACTCAGTCATTGTGAAAAGTTAAAAAGCCATAGCTATTATAGTTACTTTAAGACTTACAATCTGAAAACCACTTTCAGTCCCatggttactgtgaccttgatctttcacctACTTATCCCCAAAACAACAGGGATCATCCTCAAGTAGTGCTAAGTCATCGTGTAAAGTTGGAACACTGTACCTAACGtacttatataataatatacCCTGCCATGGAGGCAGGCTTTGTATCATAAATTGCAGAATTTCTAGtgatcaatttatgaattaaattcaaccaagTGTATTCTAattttggttatttcagtaggtcAGATGACTAGGAAGCCTTCTtgacccttagcctgctggcggcagatgattctgcctttgcgaccagtgcagaccaagatcagcctgcacatccgtgcagtctgatcatggtctgcactgttcgctattcagtcagtaaatttttagtaaacaccccttcaaatgataaatggtactgcccaaattagaagatggaccagtccataatagaaatttagcatggtaagggttaaaagcttAAATCCAATACATGCAATGTTCACTGAGAATCAGATATGTACATACACGCAAAATTTAAGTCAAGGTTTGACACTGATGCCTTAGTGAGaagaatagctctcactattcttcgTTCTGTATTTGCTGCGGAAAAAACTACCTCCTCGCCGCTAGGTAAGGGCTGCTTCTTGAGCAAAGAGCCTGCTCTTCAAGCTCCCTAATAAATAGTTTCTAATTTTAGATTAGAAAAGAAATTTGCTGTCAACAGATTTCATTTCAATCTGGTCCTACGACACAATTGAAAAATAAGTATTACGAACATATAATTACGATAAATTTTGAAAGATTAGCCTTTCTTTCTAACTTTCATATAAAGAGtgaattatatattaatatgCCACCATTACTGAAAATACTAGAAAGACCAACTATTATTTATGTGGAAACAAACATTAATGTATTAGTCTAGACCATGTTTTCCTGTAAGAAAAGCAGCATGGGATATCATATTATACCACGGTTAAAATTCAACAGTTTTTTGCGAGTACAAAAAATTTCAACTGGCAATTTATCAGCTTAAGCCGCAATTTTGTTCAGCTGTTTTGGGCAGAAACAAGGCTCTGTCCTCCATAACACTACCTGTGAGCGTGTGTAGTacaaaacactgtttttcaatcaaatattgtGCATGCGCATAACCGATTACAGGCAGTTAGTAATACCATGTTGCATAATCAAAATCTGCAAACAGTCCaatatattttatagttgtccTCCCTTTAAGCCttacctgtatctgcattttactgttagggaaatgaagacattaaaaaatcccaAAAAGTCATAATAATATACTGGTGagacttgctttaataaattaaagttgaacattaatattcatgtagaaacttcaaatggattgaatttaatgaataattttaaataagagacttaaatctttgaaaatatgatgtgacaggtgccCTGACACTGGTTTCAACAAACAGCAGACCACCAATGACACCAAATTGCAGCACAAAATACAccttcataaaatgtcagcgaggcaagtttatgctttcaTGTCAACATATAAATTCATTATCGGAGATGTAATCATTATAAATACTTTTTACATGTACCAGAAAAGGTTCCCAATGGATTTCactggggatttcctaacagaaatatgcagaataattaagtttggacgtgatggagacagcaacagtcaaaagttatcacaatGTCCCAAAATGTTCTATTAATTATTTGGGCTAACACTATGAAAAAATGTAATCAATCGGTGAGTACTGTGTGAAACATCATCATTAAATGCGTATTAACAGCTGattgaaagtgaaagtaagaaATTAAAACCGTCGTAATTTCTAACAGATTTTGCAGAGTTTGGGCAAAAGTCACTCGCATTTTTCAAAATGCTACTCGCATTTGAcggtatgcgagcttaaattcaaaCCCTGTATACAACttttaatggaaataaaaatctctgaaaatctgatattctagAAAATGTAGAAACAGCAGTATCCATTATTAAGTTGAAGGAtggccggatttagtggtgttcaacctGAATAAGGAAAGTTTACACTTACTGGAGACGTCTACCATTTATGTCAGCTCTGCAATTATGTATTGAAAACGTAATACTGATAAGCTTTTTTATTTGTAGACGTCCCCTGCAAAGAAATGTGATAGCAGACAGTCAGGAGGATGCAAAAATTGTTTGCTTATAAATGAAGAATTTGGACCGGATGTTGTGATTTGTTACCAGGCGGTGaacacatatttttaaaaaattataatgacaaGTAAAATATCCCGTACCTTACCGGACACAAGTCATTgtcatataattatttttcatagaaCTTGAGTAGAACTAtattttttaaggaaaatttaCCCCACCCACCCACTGTCACAACTTTAGGTATTTGTATGGGGAGGGAGAGGGGCAGCTACGTGCCTAGTCCCTGTCTGTGGATCTAAATTAGTTAACTCAACGACGGTCCGTCTAAAGTATCAGACTGAATGAGAGCATGGAGGTAGTATAGAAATACGACACAAGTTTGACTGATATTTAATAGACCCTGCACTTTTTCTATTTAGAATGAATAGACTTTAACTCTTACCTATTCGCAAGATAACATTTTTTACCTGAAACAAGTCAAGGTTTTattcttttcatatatttttgagctTACAATTTATTTTCGGTTTGAAATCACTAATGATTACATCGGTTTTCGAACGTGGCTTAGTTAGACGTAATATCAGTCAAAAATGAGATTAGAGTGATAATTACGTCAGGACTTGGTCTACTATATGGAATATTAAAAGTCTGACATTAGCATGTTGACTAGCATGAAAAAATTTAATTGCTTCTaataaagttttcattgaaacatTGCAGTTTTCACAGTCAAGGCAGTCTGTTAATGTTCAAAATCTTATTGATCAGTCAGTCAATGTAGTATTTTTTAAAACCTGGGTCTTTAGCATAACAGAAGGTCAACACATTTTAACAACCGCGGTGTAACTATCGTTGTTTGTTAAggggaaaaagaaataatactGGTATTCGAATGCTCGCTCTAGAAAGACCGTTGCTGACTAGAGAGCTACCTAGCTACATGTTCAGTGGCACACCCAGGCTACATGTTGCGATGGAAGCACTGAATAGATATATTCAAAACATAGTTAATGGACCCAAATCCAATAAGAAGAAACTCTATGAAGTGTGACAGCTCAGTCGTAGTACCACTGAAACAAGATGACATTAAATTCATACAGACACCATCTCTGAAATACCGACCCttcagttattatctgtttacactcaagaggacTGCACATACATGTCATCCGTCTAGCAGTCCTCGCTTTCTACAGCTACACTTATACACTTTCATGTGAACGGTGTTAATAGGCAATCAGAGTCACTGGGCCAGACCAGGTATCTTCTCGCTTTCTGAAAGAAATTGAATATCCACTGTCTCCAGTGATGGTTCTAATCTTTTAGCCATTGCTCGACCAAAGACAAGTCCCAGGCGATTGGAAAGAGGCATGCACACATCAGGCCACTTTACAGAGGGTGATAAGAGCAAGGCTGCGAAAAACCACACAATTCACTAACTTCCAAGTGTTGTAAGGTCATCGAGTATATTGTGCGCGGTCATATCATCCGTCATGAAGGTCCTGGGTGACCAGCAGTATGG
The genomic region above belongs to Mercenaria mercenaria strain notata chromosome 12, MADL_Memer_1, whole genome shotgun sequence and contains:
- the LOC128547243 gene encoding uncharacterized protein LOC128547243, which gives rise to MRCVPRRVRQQRVIFLLLVFLFGVYLAYRQLQDSEPSTTGIRPDGQVVEQLQQKLREKVSGNLNPPKKPVLPVVHLDENLKNPEAFPALAPVFPVGRALENDDDYVTDDERLARLKLLLLSLSPSNWKTTLDPDEMILLTKSELLDLGIESKLTCREIDSMKSSYGRHQGFYGKKIIDYVQRNYASDYVLKSVGRDQQLKIECMKMDYREDRCHLMGNYRLVKELVLFNVLDHPSIIKMEGFCLRGETIDPRVRMKGAIIVTEAGKQMQQDLYQLLPWATKVELGIQLMKLLLYLDTSPIGSLGFEKLQMNDFVMLNSDIKLVDLDNLMIGESRCIHDEDCKIENVPRKEIRCVEKMCKGRNMWKNLFLLQQSVLSLLLKYSPLGEESSQLLESVQELRLTPKEVLKWFEKKQVGAGQAQEFERQKNVQKEIDRENKERQPDTHINQNPNQVQEMDSNTGNKNGYIRQSNSNFPGRFDYSCGNSRVSWGCVLTVKSLDEAKSLCDSDAACASFIIFSSHPESDGIPDVVNQNSYCCISYLNA